Proteins from a single region of Aureibacter tunicatorum:
- a CDS encoding RNA polymerase sigma factor, with translation MEKLEDAYIVEKVKSGDRQLFAYLVNRHKQMVYRLCFRILGSNEEAEECAQDVFVKAYRSLGKFKGDSQFSTWLYRIAYNTSLTRLDKIKRKSFEALETNQMAESVEPEGYMNLCHEEQKQYLNKALSLLAPEEKVLMELYYFKEMSLKEISEITGKPENNIKVKIHRSRAKLKASMLQSLKHEIKSLL, from the coding sequence ATGGAAAAGTTAGAAGACGCATATATCGTTGAAAAAGTCAAATCAGGAGATAGACAGCTCTTTGCTTATTTGGTCAATAGACATAAGCAGATGGTTTACCGATTGTGTTTTCGTATTCTTGGGAGCAATGAGGAAGCTGAAGAATGTGCTCAAGATGTCTTTGTGAAAGCTTATCGTAGTTTAGGGAAATTTAAAGGAGATAGCCAATTTAGCACTTGGCTGTATAGAATAGCGTATAATACTTCATTGACGCGGCTTGATAAGATAAAAAGAAAGAGCTTTGAGGCTTTGGAAACGAATCAAATGGCAGAAAGTGTGGAGCCTGAAGGTTATATGAATTTATGCCATGAAGAGCAAAAGCAATACTTGAATAAAGCTTTGAGTTTGCTAGCTCCAGAAGAAAAAGTTTTAATGGAATTATATTATTTCAAAGAGATGTCATTGAAGGAAATCTCAGAGATTACTGGAAAGCCAGAAAATAATATTAAAGTTAAGATACATAGATCCAGAGCAAAGCTTAAAGCTTCTATGCTTCAGAGTTTAAAACATGAAATAAAATCTTTGTTATGA